The following DNA comes from Bacillus oleivorans.
TGATACAAATGACCAATTTGTTGCTCCATGCTACTTAATGCATCAAAAATTTCTCTTTTTTCCAAAGCTATCCACCTCGAAGATTTGCGGATTAGTGGGAAACAGCATCCTGATTTCTTAATTCATCAAGCGTATACTCTAGAACTCTTCCATGCTCTGGGATTTCGATTTGCATAACCCGCTCTAAAATATTTAATCCAACGATTTTTCCTTCCCCAATTGGAGTTTGTATGGATTCGCCGATATCCGGCAATTCATTTCTAGCCATTTCATATTCATCATTCTCGTACTTCAGGCAACACATTAAACGACCGCATAGCCCCGAGATCTTTGTAGGGTTTAAGGAAAGATTTTGATCCTTTGCCATTTTAATAGAAACGGGTTCAAAGTCCCCTAAAAACGTTGAGCAGCACAACATCCTCCCACATGGACCAATTCCGCCTAACATTTTCGCCTCATCCCGAACCCCAATTTGACGGAGTTCAATCCGAGTTCGAAAAATCGCAGCAAGATCCTTTACTAATTCTCTAAAATCTACACGTCCGTCAGCCGTGAAATAAAAAATGACTTTATTCCGATCAAATGTATATTCGACATCGACCAGCTTCATATCCAGTCCATGTTCTTCTACCTTGTCACTGCATACCTGATAAGCTTCTCTTGTTGCCGCTTTATTCTCTTCAACAATAAGTCGATCCTTTTGATCTGCAATCCGAAGAACCTTTTTTAATGGAAGTACAACATCATGTTCACCAACCTCTTTGGGTGCAATAACAATTCTTCCATATTCAACACCTCGGACAGTTTCAACAATGACGAAATCGTCCTTCTGGAGTAATAGGTCCCCTGGATCGAAGTAATAGATTTTACCGGCTTTCTTAAACCTGACGCCTACAACCTTATACACGCTTACGATCCCTCCTTTAAGTTCAGTACCATTTGTTCCATAAGGAGCTGATTATTCGTATGGGCATCTAGCATCCGCTTGGTGTGCAAAATGGTTTCTATAGAGTTTAAGACAGTGGTCTGTGAAATACTTAAGGCAGATCGCTCTAATTCACCAACAATAGAGGGAAATATTAATTTTTCCTTTCTATTCAATTGAATCGATAACAGATCTCTATATATAAATAAGAGCATTTGCAAGCCCATATTCACTTGTTCCCGATCTTGGAAATGCTTGTACCATTCTTGTTGAAGCCATAAAAGTGCTTCTTCTTCACTTTTTTGTAGGGCTTCATGTAATTTTACCACTTTCTTTCGTGCTTGTGCAAACCACTCATCTGAAAATAATGCTAGTGCCTCATCAATATTTTGTGTTAATTGGGAAAGAAGGGGAGCCATATCTTGTGGTATGCCGCTTGAGATGAGCTGCTTAATTAGAAGATTAGCAGACAATGGCCTAAATGACACAACCTGACAGCGTGAAAGGATGGTACTTAACATATTATGGATTTGTTCTGTAATTAATACAGCCATCGTCTGAGAATGCGGTTCTTCTAAAAATTTTAATAAACTATTCGCTGCATTCGTCGTCATTCGGTCGGCGTGTACAATGGCATAAAATTTTTTCGTCGATTCCATCCCCGATTTTGAGAACTCCATTTGCAGTTCCTGAATTTGACCCTTTTTAATCGACTGTCCATCTGGTTGTACTATATGTACATCAGGATGATTTCCACTCTCAATTCTTTTGCAGTGATGACATTCCCCGCAAGGCTCGCAGTCCTCAATCCGATTGATACAGAAAAAGCTTTGAGCAAGGAGTTTACTGGCTTGTACCTTTCCAGTCCCTCTCGTTCCTTCAAATAAATAAGCATGAGCCAGCCGATCTCGCTGTAGAGCATTTCGAATCATTTTCTCAGCAGTTGGCTGTTTTGCTTTAAATTCTTCCCATTGTGCGCTCAAGGGTATTCACCTCTTATGTATACAGGTTTATCAGCAAACCCTTTATTTCTCCGATTTGTTCTAGGAGATCGAGCGATTCCTGTTCGCTATTCATAAGCTCTTCCGTTAAAGAAATAAGTTTTTCATCTATCGTTTCAACCAGTCTAAGTGTCCGATTTTCACCATAGCCACTCCAGCTCTTGGACTGCTTTAAATTAAAACCATAATCGACTGCCTCTTTAACAAATCTTTTAACAAGAGTCTTAAACTTGGCTAAATCCTGAAACTGACGTGAGCGGACAAGCCTTTGCCCTGCGACATCGATATCTTTTAATAAACGTCCTAATTCTTCCGTCTTTAAACGGTTTCCCTGTTTTTCCACAATGGAATGGAAGGAATTCGTCTGATTCGCAGCTGCTCTAAGATCTTGTCTAAGCGGATCTAGACCAACTCGAACGTCCTGCTGTATTTTCATGGTTCATCACCTATTCTTGTATGCGAAGGTAATCGCAAAGAAGAAATGGCACTTGGGCCATTTGACTTTTTCCCCAGTAAAAACCTTCTGCTTCTAAAATTTATTTTAAAAATGCATAAACTGTTCAACTGGCAATACAAATACGGTAGCTCCCCCTACTTCAATTTCAACGGGGTAAGGTACATATGAATCGGCATTTCCCCCCATAGGTGATACAGGTGCTACCAATTGCTCACGAGATCTGCAATTATCCTTTATTATATCTAAAGCTTTTTGAACACGGATATCTTCAGTTCCAATTAAGAACGTGGTATTGCCTGATTTTAAAAATCCCCCGGTGGATGCAAGTTTCGTCGCTCTAAAATTATGTTCAACCAGCGCATTAAGCAAACGATTACTATCCTGATCTTGAACAACAGCTAAGATTAGCTTCATTTTCCTTTCCTCCGTTTCTTCTCTTACCTTGTAGTATACCAATATATTATTGGGACGAAACATAGGTGAACGAAGTCTGAATATGTCCATTTTCCAAGTTAACCAATAACCTCAATGAACGGATGCCAATTGTATCGTTTCAACCTAAATATAATTTCTCTTATTTTTTCGTGGAATCTATCTCAAAATCCTCTTTTCTTTATAAAAATTACGATTGCTTCCATTCAACCAATTGACGGATTACTGTTTTTTCTACTTGGCTTAAAACAGAATCGAGTGGTAATTCTGCATTTACTGTAATAATTCTTTCAGGAAAAAGGTCTGAAACAAGCTGATATCCATCCCGGACTTTTTGGTGAAATTCAATCTTTTCTAGATCTAACCGGTTCACTTCACGGCCCTTATGTTTTTGAATGCGTTCAATCCCGATTTCGGGACGTATATCAAAATATATCGTTAGATCTGGCATAAGGTTCTCAATAGCAAATCGATTCACTTCTAGCACTTCATTAATTCCAATTCCTCGTGCATATCCTTGGTAAACGAGTGAGGCATCTACGAACCGATCACAAAGAACTACTTTCCCCTCATCAAGTGCAGGGATGACCTTTTCCACCAGATGCTGCCGGCGGGAGGCCGCATAAAGCAAGGCCTCTGTCTTCGGATCCATTTCCGTATGAGCAGGATTCAGTATCACTTCTCTTATTTTTTCTGCTATCGTTATACCTCCAGGTTCCCGCGTCACTACAATGGGGTAGTTGGCTTGTAAGTTTTCCGCTA
Coding sequences within:
- a CDS encoding PSP1 domain-containing protein is translated as MYKVVGVRFKKAGKIYYFDPGDLLLQKDDFVIVETVRGVEYGRIVIAPKEVGEHDVVLPLKKVLRIADQKDRLIVEENKAATREAYQVCSDKVEEHGLDMKLVDVEYTFDRNKVIFYFTADGRVDFRELVKDLAAIFRTRIELRQIGVRDEAKMLGGIGPCGRMLCCSTFLGDFEPVSIKMAKDQNLSLNPTKISGLCGRLMCCLKYENDEYEMARNELPDIGESIQTPIGEGKIVGLNILERVMQIEIPEHGRVLEYTLDELRNQDAVSH
- a CDS encoding YaaR family protein → MKIQQDVRVGLDPLRQDLRAAANQTNSFHSIVEKQGNRLKTEELGRLLKDIDVAGQRLVRSRQFQDLAKFKTLVKRFVKEAVDYGFNLKQSKSWSGYGENRTLRLVETIDEKLISLTEELMNSEQESLDLLEQIGEIKGLLINLYT
- the holB gene encoding DNA polymerase III subunit delta', producing the protein MSAQWEEFKAKQPTAEKMIRNALQRDRLAHAYLFEGTRGTGKVQASKLLAQSFFCINRIEDCEPCGECHHCKRIESGNHPDVHIVQPDGQSIKKGQIQELQMEFSKSGMESTKKFYAIVHADRMTTNAANSLLKFLEEPHSQTMAVLITEQIHNMLSTILSRCQVVSFRPLSANLLIKQLISSGIPQDMAPLLSQLTQNIDEALALFSDEWFAQARKKVVKLHEALQKSEEEALLWLQQEWYKHFQDREQVNMGLQMLLFIYRDLLSIQLNRKEKLIFPSIVGELERSALSISQTTVLNSIETILHTKRMLDAHTNNQLLMEQMVLNLKEGS
- a CDS encoding cyclic-di-AMP receptor, with product MKLILAVVQDQDSNRLLNALVEHNFRATKLASTGGFLKSGNTTFLIGTEDIRVQKALDIIKDNCRSREQLVAPVSPMGGNADSYVPYPVEIEVGGATVFVLPVEQFMHF
- the tmk gene encoding dTMP kinase; protein product: MTKGLFITFEGPEGAGKTTVLQMLAENLQANYPIVVTREPGGITIAEKIREVILNPAHTEMDPKTEALLYAASRRQHLVEKVIPALDEGKVVLCDRFVDASLVYQGYARGIGINEVLEVNRFAIENLMPDLTIYFDIRPEIGIERIQKHKGREVNRLDLEKIEFHQKVRDGYQLVSDLFPERIITVNAELPLDSVLSQVEKTVIRQLVEWKQS